A stretch of Mesorhizobium sp. M2A.F.Ca.ET.046.03.2.1 DNA encodes these proteins:
- a CDS encoding exopolysaccharide production repressor protein, which translates to MVYFALDSLRVAVVTTLACSLLLQAGSFGRVLFLIWQSSSRARGTRHRGQHADGYRKARVPVV; encoded by the coding sequence ATGGTTTACTTCGCTTTGGATTCGCTCCGTGTGGCAGTCGTCACGACGCTGGCCTGTTCGCTGCTGCTTCAGGCCGGCTCCTTCGGCCGCGTGCTCTTTCTGATCTGGCAGTCCTCTAGCCGCGCTCGTGGAACTCGCCACAGGGGCCAGCATGCCGATGGTTACAGGAAAGCTCGGGTACCAGTCGTCTGA
- a CDS encoding CCE_0567 family metalloprotein yields MRAAIAKMALQDLVEGLPGKWADIQEVAEKTQAVYAELDVAKRELASMKNLG; encoded by the coding sequence TTGCGTGCAGCTATTGCCAAGATGGCATTGCAGGACCTCGTCGAGGGTCTGCCGGGCAAGTGGGCCGACATACAGGAAGTCGCCGAGAAAACCCAAGCCGTTTATGCCGAGTTGGATGTTGCCAAGAGAGAACTCGCTTCAATGAAGAATTTAGGATGA